TTTGCACAAAAACCGTTGGAGCTTCCAAATGTGGCTAAACAAAGTAGTACCAACCAAAGCTTTCTCTGACAAAACGCCGTCGTTTCCGTCTGAACTCTGCTCCCTCTGCTCAGAAAACAGTTGCATTTATTACGCAGATTTTCGAAACTAATTAAAACTCAAAATAAAAAGATTAAAAAAAAATTATTGCATTAGACGTTGGAGCTAGAAAAAAGAAAGAAAAAAAAACAAATCCAACGGCCAATCGCTTTGAGAAACGCAAACATTTTTGTTATCGGAAAAAGAAAACGCAAAAAATGTGGAAAAAAAAATCGCAGATTCCAAAATTTGAGACTTGTAATCTGATTACCTCTGGTATGAGCTCCACTGGTGCTGGAATAATCAGAAGGAAAATAATGAATAAGAAAAAAGAGGAGGAGGAGCCATTGAGATTAGAAAACACAGCTCCGAAAGCTTAAAGGCCCAGATTTAGTGAGGAAGAAGACACTTTACGAGTCCCCTCAGAAGAAGAAGAATAAAGGGAGAAAAGAAAAGAGAATGCGAGGAGAAAATGAGAGAGCAAAACGGAAAGTGTGGAGGAGCTTAGATGGAATGGAACAGTAAAAATCGGCGATTTATTAAACGGGGAGTCACCACGATCTGATAGCTAAACGGGAAAGAGACGGTTGTGCTTTTGTGTGTGTTAATAATAAATAAACAAGAAACTTCTGTTGGGTGATTTGGGAAATTTCCACATTGGGGAGCCCTCTGAGAGCTCTCTCTGATCTGGGAGGGGGGAGTGAGGGAATTGACAGTTTTGCCCTTTGGCTTTTTGGTGGGGACAGGTGGGGAACGTGAAAGATGGAACGAGTAATGAGGGCTTTACGCGTGTGGGGAGACAGTTTGGGAGCGTTTTGTAACCGAATTGGTTCCGGTTGGGGTTTGAGCGCCGTCGGATGAGTGGGAGTGGTGGGAGTGGATGGTGAGGATTGGACGGTGGAAAGGCAGTGGAGTAAAAGAACCGAAAAGGGAAAAGAGAAACAAGTCAGGTCATGTGGGAACTGACAAAGTGGGTGTTAGAATCATCAAAGAATTACCGTGCCAAGGAAAAGGAAAGGTCGTTTACAAATTACAACTACAAACAAAACCCCTTCACAAAAAAGAAAAAAAATAATAATAACCCTACAAACAAAACCCTTCGGAACCAGAAGGCAATCCTCCCCTCTACGAATTAGGAAGGTGGAAGAAGAAGACCAAAGATGTGGGAAGCCTCATTTGGTTCGCGGAATAAAAAGTAATTGTTTTTCTCACGAGAAGGGAAAGAGAAATGAAATGAAATTTCTCGATGGTTTTCCATTTCGTTGTTTCTGTTGTTTGGTAACTCAAGAAAACTCATCCAGAAAGCTGTTAATTAAAATAATATATTATGAGTAAAAATAATAATAACCCTACAAACAAAACCCTTAACCAGAAGGCAATCCTCTAAGAATTAGGAAGGTGGAAGAAAAAGACCAAAGATGTGGGAGGCCTTGATCTAATAGTTAAACGGGAAAGAGACGGTTGTGCTTGTGTGTGTTAATAAATAAACAAGAAACTTATGTTTGGTGATTTGGGAAATTTCACATTGAGGAGCCTTCTGAGCTCTCTCTGATCTGGGGGAAAGAGAAGGGAAATGAAATTTCTCCATGACTTTCCGTTTGGATGTTAAATAAAATAATATATTGTGAGTGATAAATACAAGAAAAAGAGATGAGAAAATGGTTCCTATAGATTTTGGAATGAACCATTTTCCCTTACATTTTCCAACCTTTAGGAAAATATCTCATTTCCTATATTTCATTTCCTTCAGCGTGTTCCCAAGCGTAGGAAAGGAATGAAACGTTGAAGGCAATGAACAACTTTCCTTTCCTAATGGTTACTTTTTTGCGAACCAAAATCGTCCAAGCAGTGTCTGATATTTAAATTATTCTAACTTTGAAAAACTTCAAAATGGTGTCTCATGTTCTGAACCTGATCGAGACATGTGTAGACTAAGACTCCTCCAGCTCAGTGGATGCTACGAAGAATTTCCTTTAGGACTAACATGATTTTGTAAAATTAAATTTTCTTTAGCTTCCTACCCACTGATTTCCCGTTGGAGAGTCTTGTTGCTATTGAAATGTGTTATAGTAGTTTGAGACGACTGTGGAGGGGAATAAAGGTACGCAACTCCAACCAAAATTTTTTTCATGTATGGTAATAATTTTTGGGTTATAACTTTTGGAGTTCTTATTTCCTTTTACCTCGCTCTTATCTCTATGCAATATCTCCTATCACCAAAAATCTTGAATCTTAGCGACTCTCATGACTTCATTGAAATCCCTGACTTTTCATGTGCCCCTAATCTAGAAAGACTCATCCTTAAAGATTGTACAAGATTAATAGATGTCCATGAAAACATTGGATTCCTGGACAAGCTTATTTGTTTGAGTGTGAAAGATTGTAAAAATCTTATGAACCTTCCCGAAAACATTTCTATCTTGTTTAGGGCTGCCATTTGCTTTGGTAATTACCAAACCGACCGAATACCGACCGATATTTTAGATTTGGTAAACCAACCAATAACCGATTAAACCGAAATCAAAAATTACCAAAAAATTTGGTTTGGTTTTGGTAAATACCGAATATATCCATATTTTAACGAAAAAATTGATGGAAGTACAATGTGGGAAAACAGAGTAGTACTTGAGGTATCAAACTGTCATATTTTATACATGAGGTATCAAATTATTTAAGTAGTCATACCTCAGATACCATAGAAGGAATTTAAATAGTAAAATTGTAGATCCATCAACTATGAAGTGAAAAGAAAAGGAAAGTGGTGTTTATATTCATACCTCCGAAAACAGCATTTCGACCTCCTAACATTTTTAAAATACCGACCGATATTTTCGATTTGGTAAATCGATCGATAGCCGATAAAACCGAAATCGAAAAATAACAAAAAAACTGGTTTGGTTTTGGTAAATATCGAATATATGCATATTTTAACGAAAAAATTAACGGAAGTACCATGTGGGAAAACAGAGTAGTACTTGAGGTACCAAACTGTCATCTTTTATACATGAGATACCAAATTGTTTAAGTAGTCATACCTCAGGTACCATTGAAGAAATTTAAATAGTAAAATTGCATATCCATCAACTTTGAAGTGAAAAGAAAAGGAAAATAATGCTTCCATTCATACCTTCGAAAATAGCATTTAGACCTCCTAAGGGCCTGTCTAGTCACGTTTTTGAAAACGATTTTAAAAAATAATTTCGAAAAATAAAAATAAGAGAATGAGATTGTTATTTCAATTTTGGAAATGTATTCGGTACTTTAATGTGAAATATATTTTCCATATTATCTAAACTATGAAAATAAAAAAGTGAAAACGTCAAATTGATGTTTTCAATTTTTCTTTGTAAAAGTCAAAAATATGTTCATCTTTCATTTCTTACGTTTTGAGAAATGTCTCATTGAACTCATTTTCATGTTATTTTCATTTTCAAAAACAAAAATATTTATTGAAAAGGTAACGACTCTTGCAGTGCTACGTAACAAGATAATAGAATACATAAATTCCTCTGATGGGAATGATAAAACTTTTACTGAGATGTGGTTAAAGAAGACAAGACGCAAGGATCATATTTCTACATGATGTTTTGGCCAAGGTTCTATGGTTTGAGATGTTCAAATCTTATCCTCGTTTTGCTCTTGGTATTGGGGTGGTTGAACCAAGTTTGTGGTCGGGGTTGCGAGATTGGATCAGGGTTGTGGTGGGACAAAAGGTGGAGCCGCCACGAGGGAGAGGATGGTGGAAGATGGGTGTCCTTCAGGTCTGGAATGATTTGATTGTGGTCGGTCGGCGGCAATGAAGCAATAATGGTAGTGGACTGACTATGGTGGTGGAGGTGCAACGATGGAGGTGGGATGGTGCTGGTGCGATTCTGGGAGCATATCGGGAGATGAAGGTAAGCTAACTCGGGCTTATGGGTCTGGGCCTTGATGATGGGCCCGATTTGGGCTAGAATAAAGGATTTGACTCATTTTAGTCCTCCATATTGTTATTTTTTATTTATTTTTCTGCTTTTGGGCCTGATTTCTGCTTTTGTTTGGTTAAGTCTTTTACCTTCTTAGTTTTAATCTGGTTAGTTGTTGAAATAAGTCACCAGTTTCATATGGTTGATGGAGGGCTATGTCCTTTTTCATCTAATAAGTTTCTCAAAGTAGCTAGAACTCTAACCACAATGAGTATGAAACGCAGCTTTTTTCTAACATGCAGTTTGATCAAAAATTTGCACAGTGAAATGCAACTCGCCATCATATCTGAAAATCAAGAAGTCACCACATTCTAGGCAATGGTCTCTCACAAATGCTGGCCACCCACGAGGGAGAGGATGGTGGAAGATGGGTGGCCTTCGGCTTGGAACGTTTTGATCTGATTGGAGGGGCTCTCAATCTGGGTTTGGGAAGGAAGGTGTCCTCTATTTGTGGTTGGTTGGCGGCAACAAAGCAGAATTGGTGGTGGACCAACTATGGTGGTGGAGGCGCAACTATGGAGGTGGGATGGTGGTAGTGCAATTCCAGGAGCAGATCAAGAGATGGAGGTGGGCTATCTCGGGCTAATGGGTTTGGGCCTTGATGATATGCCCGATTTAGGTTGTAATAAAGGATTTGACTCATTTTTTGGGCCATGTCCTCCATGTTGTTATTTTTTATTTATTTTTCTGCTTTTGTTTGGTTAAGTCTTTTACCTTTTTAGTTTTAATTTGGTTAGTTGTTAAAATAAGTCACCGGTCCCATATGGCTAAGGGAGGGATTTGTCCTAATAGGTGCTCCTCTAGTTTTTGGTGTCTTGTTTTTTAGTGGTAGTAGATACTGGTGGGCTATGTCCTGGTAAGCGCATGCAGAGTGCCATGTTTGCCCTAATGAGACGGCGAGTTCATTGTTTTGTCAAATGGTCGCAGCATCCTAGTGAAAAGATGAAACTTAGGGTTATTGATAATTTCTAGTGGCATCATAGTCGGAAAACTGATAGACATAGTAACTTATGCCTCTATATGATAATGATACTCTCTTTGCTAAATAAAGCAAATGAAGTAGCTAATGATACTTTCTTTGCTAAATGGTGGTGCTAGAATGCATAATATTTTAAGGTGTTCTTATAATACAGGGTCTAGGCATATTATCCCTCATTTCCTTATATTTTGAGATTTCGTTAATAGTTTTGGCTTGAGGGTTGCCGTTCTAGTTCTTAAATTAAAAAAAAAAAAATTAATATCGACAGCCAACAAGCTACGACGCCGTTTCGTTAGCCTCTCCTTCCTTTTTCTTGGCAGTCGTTCTCGCTCGACACAGTGAAAGAAGGGAGAGAGAAAGAGAGAGATGAGCGGAGTTTCAACGGCGGCGTACATAGCTCGTCGGGCTGCCCAGAAGGAGCGGGTTCGGATCCTCTACCGCCGTGCCCTCAAAGACACTCTCAACTGGGCCGTCCACCGCCACCTCTTCTACCGAGATGTCCGCACCCACTCTACTATTTCTTCTTTGAGCTCGCAATTTCTCACATTCGATTCGATTCTCATTCAATTTTCGGTTGATTTCATTTTCAGGCTGATGCTCTGCGCGAGAGGTTCGAGACCAACAAGCACGTGGTTCGTATCTGATTTCTCCCCTTTTTCCGATTCGATTTCGATTTTCGGGGTTTCATTTGAAATTGGATTCATTGCTTGTTTGTTTGGCTTTTTGGGTTTACAGGAAGATCTTGACACAATCGACAGGCTCATAACTAATGCTGAAGCTACCTACAATAAGTGGCGCCACCCTGACCCTTATGTTGGTAAGTTTTTGTGTCTTCGAAACTCAATTGACATGTATAACTATGCTGCATTTTGCCCCATTTGTGTTTGGTTGCTGTAAAAATGACTTATTTAACTGTGTTGGATCTCGGCTTCTTTGTTACTTGTTCATATGCTTTAAGCTCTAAAGGGCTTTTAGTCTCTATGTCCATATAAATGTAGGGAGACACTTTTCGGACAACATGAGATGATGTCATTTCCGTGTCAGACTTCAATCTTTTGTCAGTGTTTTGAGCTGCCTCATCCTGGAGAAATGATATGTGGGTGATCAATGTCAGTGTTGATGCTTTTTGAAAATTACCTTACATGCGTCTTGTTTAAATTTTCTGTTTAGATTTTGTTTTACTGTGGTTTTGGAGTCAATGTTATTGCGGCTATCTCCTTCTAGCTGAATGTAGATCGAAAGTTCTCTTTGGAGTCACTATTTAGAGTACCTCATTAGTTTTTTTCAATACTACCTAGTTTTTATTTTTATTTTTATTGTAAATTGTGGTAGTAGCCACTTGAATGCATGAGTAACTGATATATGGGTTTGGATCCCAGTTTTTTTTTGTAAAATGCTTAGTCGGAACACCATAGCCATCTGATAAAGAGTTTTTGACCGCTCACGATTTGCACATTTGGAGACCAGGAACAGAAGTCCAATAAACCAATTTACACTACTAAATTGGTTCCAAATACATGACTTTGAATTTCCATCCTGATGGACCCTTAAGTATATCTTTTATGGACTTGATATATCTCCGCGCTTCCTAATATGTTTTGTCTTAGTTGTTTTCATGTTTTTAACCTCTTCTTCTATCTGATTTATCTGTGCAGTTCCCTGGGCTCCTGGTGGTTCAAAGTTTCATCGGAATCCGACTCCACCTTCTGGGGTAAGATATTATATCATATCAACTTATTATTCAGTTTCTCATTGTACGCTTCTGTCATTCTCATGTTCACTTCAAAGTTCAGGACATCTATATAGATGAATCTTTTGTATGATTGCTCAATGTTTAAGAGTAATTATTTTTTTCATGTTTATACGTTACAAAAAAACATACTACTTTTCGTCAGTTGAATATATGATTTATGAGAATTGTCCACAGTTATTTACACTTATTTTGCAGTTAGTTTGATTAGGTTCGATCACTACTTTTATAATTATTGCATTTCTCGTAAAAGTATCTTACTAATGCAAATAGAAAGTTCTTTGCTTACTATGTTTAGTGTGTTTTGCAAGTATCTTGAACCCGTTACATATTCACCAAGCATTTAAAGTAAAGCATTTTTATAACTTCACTGTTTATATCGTGATTGTGTTGATGCAGATTGAGATAGTATATGACTATGGCCGAGAAGATAATGCCTAGAACGATGCATATTTTTCCTTCCAGTAAAATAAAGGTACCAATCTTATTGTCTGCTTTAAGTACTGCGATCTGTTTTTCCCTTAATACTAAATGTCTAAATCATCGGTCAATTATATTCCGAATTGCATTATCTATTCAAGAAGCCTACTTCCCTTTTTCCTAAATTTGACACATGAAAACACATGTTTCTTTAAAGAATAGTAATGATATCCTAGGTGGAGGGGCTTTAAGTCCAAAATCAAAATAAGAGATACTAAATAAACTAATATAATTCTATAGCAACAAAACGTATGTAGCAGAATCTTGCTTTGAGAAAATTAGAAATTTGATAATGAAAGAGACTGAGGGAGTCACAATGTTGCTGTTCAGCCCACCATGTTTAATATGCCTAATAAAACTAGAAGACAATAAGGCTCACTGCCAGTAGGACATTCCATGGAGGAATATATATCTTTTATCTTAATGGCATCAAAGCGGGGTTACACTAATCCTAGTTTATGAAAGACTATGTGTATGCCTGGTTGGCCATAGAGAAGCTTGCTTTGAGATGTCCGGATGACACATGAGAAAATTAGAAATTTGATAATGAAAGAGACTGAGGGAGATGCACTGTTGTGGTTCAGTCCACCATGTTTACTAGGCTTAATAAAACTGGAAGACAATAAGTCTCACTACCAGTGCCAGTAGGATATCCAATGGAGGAATAGTTTTCTCTACTGAAACTTAGAAATTTGATAATGAAAGAGACTGAGAGAGATGCACTGTTGTGGTTCAGCCCACCATGTTTAATAGGCTTAATTAAACTAGAAGACAATAAGTCTCACTGCCACTAGGATTTCCAATGGAGGAATAGTTTTCCCATCTTAATGACATCTATGTGGGGTTGCACTAATCTTAATTGATGAAAGACTAGGTGTACGCCTGGTTGGCCACTGAGAAGCATAGAGAAGGGAACACATGCCTGCTAACAACCACATGATTTAGTTTCTTAATCGATGAAAGCTTGTGCTTACATAAAGCAGTGGTGGTTCTTTGTGTCACTGGCAGGCAACAATAAGGTAAGAGAGTTCCATTCCAATGATTGTGATAATACCACTCAGAGGAGAGAGATGTGAATGGTAGATCACTCAAGAGAGAGCGAGGAGAAACAAAGAGAAAACTTTTGTATTCCATTCCAGGGTTCAGAGGTTCCTTGTTTTCTTATTGTTTCTAGTTGTACCTCTATTTATGTAGTGAAAGAGATTGTTGCTGGGTTGTGGAAGTAGGCACATTGCCTAACCATTTATCTTTTGGTGTTCTTTATCTTTCTGTTTATTCTCTGGGTTTTGCTGATATTTTTTATTTCCCATTCTAAATGAGCACAACAAGGCCAATGTAAACAATAAGTGGAAGGGCGCACATATATAGATACACTTTCGATGAAATTGGTAATATAGGGCTGTTTTCTTATTCATTTCTGGTGTCTCTTCTACTAATGTTTTTCGAGCATCAATGATTGCTGTAACCACCATTGCAAGAGGTTCTTTATATCATGAATATTTCATTTGACTTTCATGTAGTCAAAAACCAATCAGGGTATCTTAAAAGTTGATGTGTCTGAAGTTTGAACTTTTAGAGCAGGAGTCTTTAGATTTATGTGTCAGTTGGTGGGGTGATAGGTTTTGAACTCTCAAGGTTTAATCTGTTTTGGGGATGGAAGAGGGAGCGAAAACTGTAAGACAAAGTTTGAAGAAACAGTACTCTGGATGAAAAAGAGAAAGAAACGATCACTTAAGATAAGGATTGATGGTGTAATAATGATAGTTGGATTTCTAATCAACATGAATTTAGTTTATCTTATTGTGTGTGCTTATTGGGAAGAGGTTGTGAGAAGTATAATTACTCTTCCCCCAACCATTCATGTTGCTTGTGTTTGCAAGTATGTTATGTTTTTTCTCATCACCCACATGGAACATTGTTGATTTCTTCTGGCAAACGTACGAGTTCCTCTGATGTTGAATCTGTTATTTTTACTGATGCAGATCAAGATGAAGAATGAGTACGATGATGAACACATTACAATTATTGAGGCCAGCATCTTTGATGTATCGCTTTAGCAAATGATGATTTTAAGCTTTTGATGCAGTTGCTTATTTTCATGGTGTATTTGGTGTTTATGTTTAATGGATCTTCGATACAAATGAAAAACATCGGTTGTGTCACATGCTTCAGATTTGGGTTAAGCATTGTGCTTAATGTGAACTTTCTTCTGCCCCTTTATTTGCAATTTTTTGTCCGCATTTGTACTACATTGCAATAACCAGAAATTGGAGGTTGGGGGTACACGGTTGTATCCATGTGCCTATATAGGAATGATTTAAAATGTAGCCTAAAAGGCCTCAAAGGCACAATTATTGTGATTTGGTTAGTTGAATCATCATTTATCCAATATTTAGTTAGAGGGTTGGGGTAAACTTGGTTGAGTGCTGCACAAAATGACTTTCAAGTAGTACTGTTTAGGCTCAACTACTACTTCCCACTAGTAATTTGCACGAAATATATTAACCATTAACCACCACTGATTCACCATAGAAGCAAAGACACGGACATCAAGATTCAAGCAGAACATTATGAATCTCTCTAGTCATCTTTCTAAAGCATGAAAACCATATGGAATGAGGTAGTTGAGGACCGATGTAAGTTGAAAGGTATGCCAATTAGAAATGAGGTACTCATTTTGTGCGTTGAGATGTAGCCATTTCAAAGTGGCTTTCAATTCTCAATTAAACATAAAGCTTGGGTCTTGGTTTCCTAATCCAAGTCAACTTCTGAAATTATATATATATGGTATTAATTACATTTGGTAAAAATGAACGGTTACTCTCCCTCTATAATGAAACTTTGAATTAGTGATGACCCAACTAACTATAAGATCAGATAATCTTTCCTCCTCCCTTATTTCTCTCTCTCTCTACTCTCTCTCTCTCTCTCTCTCTCTCTCTCTCTGTCTCTCTCTCTCTCATCTTGTTAGGCCAAACACCATATAGATGGGGGACTACATAGTTATAAGATGGAAGATTAGAAGAGATAGCAAAAGCATATATGCAACCCCATTTCGTGTATTTGCATCTGTCATCATTGTAATACTGTTCTTGTGGACCATTTGGTCTGGATTTGAAGTTGCAGAGGAACCAAGAATGAACCATGAGTACTACAACAATGGTTTGGCAGTCTTTGGTGGAGTGCTTACCATAGTTCTTGGTTTCTTTTTCCTGGCTGTTGGGTTTCCTATACTGGCAGACTTGTTTATGGAGTTTGAGGAACAATTTCGAAACCCAAAGGAGAGCGGCATACCTCAAGGTAGTTAACACCAAAACTTAGATAACTTCATTCTGTCGTATGATTATCTCACTTGATTAATTTCTTCATTTGTTAGCTCCATATACGTTTCTTGCTTCATTCATTAAGTTTACTGATTGTTTAAACATTACACCCCGGTTTATAAGAATAGTTGGGAGGCTTTCCAATTAGTACTCAGTTTTGCAAACTTACAAACAACTACTATGTTCAGTGTTAACCAAAATATTTCATAGTTTATGGTGGCATATTTCACAAACTTACTATAGTCCGCTGATTGAAAACAGAACTAAAAACTCATGATCTTGATGTCACGGCCATTGGTATTTGGTTTGCATACTTGATGTCCCAGCTATAACTTCTGATCATTAGCAAAAGTGTTTCAAACCTTCAAACCCCTCATTTCTCACTTACTTTTGATTTGTAAGGTGCGATGTGGTCTACGATGATTCTGATACAGGAACCACTTATCGACATTGTTGGTTAATTTCCTCACAGCTTCAAGCACTTTTACTATCCAATCAATGGCTGTTCCTTGCTTTAGATGCAAGGAACAGTCACTATATCACTTGCTAACTTTTCATCTGTGATGTGCATCTGCTTGTGTTTGCGAACAATCACATATAAACCGCTTGACAGATACTATTTACTTGATTCATACTGATGCAGGGGGTAAGATGAAGACGATATGTATCATAAGCCGCATAATTGTGAGTTTGATTGCAATGGTGATGCTAATACGGGCAATTTCTACCGGGTTTAGGCTTGTAACTGTACCAAGTGAAGGCACATA
The window above is part of the Fragaria vesca subsp. vesca linkage group LG2, FraVesHawaii_1.0, whole genome shotgun sequence genome. Proteins encoded here:
- the LOC101314617 gene encoding NADH dehydrogenase [ubiquinone] 1 beta subcomplex subunit 9-like isoform 3 is translated as MSGVSTAAYIARRAAQKERVRILYRRALKDTLNWAVHRHLFYRDADALRERFETNKHVEDLDTIDRLITNAEATYNKWRHPDPYVVPWAPGGSKFHRNPTPPSGIEIVYDYGREDNA
- the LOC101314617 gene encoding NADH dehydrogenase [ubiquinone] 1 beta subcomplex subunit 9-like isoform 1 is translated as MSGVSTAAYIARRAAQKERVRILYRRALKDTLNWAVHRHLFYRDADALRERFETNKHVEDLDTIDRLITNAEATYNKWRHPDPYVVPWAPGGSKFHRNPTPPSGVRYYIISTYYSVSHCTLLSFSCSLQSSGHLYR